A window of the Cygnus atratus isolate AKBS03 ecotype Queensland, Australia chromosome 4, CAtr_DNAZoo_HiC_assembly, whole genome shotgun sequence genome harbors these coding sequences:
- the TXK gene encoding tyrosine-protein kinase TXK: protein MFLFTDHTIQSVFCCCCCCTVQKRAMRTKMNLDPDTGLVTQYSASQPEVSYASTWKCRRKRQLRVKNKPLPPLPAEALEDYTKNVKVIALYDFFARGPSDLTLKKSEEYIILEQYDPHWWKARDQHGNEGLIPSNYVTENKKSNLETYEWYCKNINRSQAELLLQQKSKEGAFVVRDSSQQGLLTLSVYSRSKGSHSGDIRHYQIKKNHLEQYYVAEKYLFSSVPELIQYHRHNAAGLITRLRHPVGSIGCSSPATAGFSYEEWELNPSELTFMKELGRGQFGVVQLGKWKATIKVAIKTINEGAMSEDDFIEEAKVMMKLSHPKLVQLYGVCTRHKPLYVVTEFMENGCLLNYLRQRRGKLSRDLLLSICQDVCEGMEYLERNRFIHRDLAARNCLVNAEHIVKVSDFGMARYVIDDEYISSSGAKFPVKWSSPEVFHFKKYSSKSDVWSFGVLMWEVFTEGKMPFESKSNCEVVREISKGNRLYRPHLASHTVYKVMYSCWHEKPEGRPSFEELVDTLTDITEMG, encoded by the exons ATGTTCTTGTTCACAGATCACACCATCcagtctgttttctgctgctgctgctgctgcacagtgcAAAAAAG AGCaatgagaacaaaaatgaaCCTGGACCCTGATACTGGCCTGGTGACCCAGTACTCAGCCTCACAACCAGAGGTTTCCTATGCATCTACTTGGAAGTGCAGG CGTAAGAGGCAATTGCGTGTGAAGAACAAGCCGTTACCTCCTCTACCTGCTGAGGCCTTGGAAGACTACACAAAAAATGTCAAAGTTATTGCACTATATGACTTTTTTGCTAGAGGACCGTCTGATTTAACACTCAAGAAGTCAGAAGAATACATTATCCTTGAACAGTATGATCCCCACTGGTGGAAGGCAAGAGACCAGCATGG GAATGAAGGCCTAATTCCCAGCAACTATGTTACCGAGaacaagaaaagtaatttagaaACATACGA GTGGTACTGCAAAAACATCAACAGAAGCCAGGCAGAACTGCTCTTGCAACAGAAG tccAAAGAAGGTGCATTTGTTGTCAGAGATTCAAGCCAACAGGGACTCCTTACACTGTCGGTGTATTCACGGTCTAAAGG AAGTCACAGTGGAGACATTCGGCATtatcaaattaagaaaaaccACCTGGAACAATATTACGTAGCAGAAAAATATCTCTTCTCATCTGTTCCTGAACTCATCCAATATCATCGACACAATGCTGCAG GTCTTATCACTCGTCTCCGACATCCAGTTGGATCAATTGGATGTTCTTCACCAGCAACAGCTGGATTTAGTTACG AGGAGTGGGAATTAAACCCATCAGAACTGACGTTTATGAAGGAGCTTGGGCGTGGGCAGTTTGGAGTCGTTCAGCTGGGTAAATGGAAAGCAACCATCAAAGTTGCCATCAAAACAATCAATGAAGGTGCAATGTCTGAGGACGATTTCATTGAGGAGGCCAAAGTGATGAT GAAACTCTCCCACCCGAAGCTGGTCCAACTTTACGGAGTGTGCACACGCCACAAGCCTCTCTATGTAGTGACTGAGTTCATGGAGAACGGCTGCCTGCTCAACTACCTACGGCAGAGACGGGGGAAACTCAGCAGAGACCTGCTGCTGAGCATATGCCAGGATGTGTGTGAAGGGATGGAGTATCTGGAAAGAAATAGGTTCATTCACCGTGATTTA gCTGCAAGAAACTGTTTAGTCAATGCTGAGCACATTGTTAAAGTATCCGACTTCGGCATGGCAAG GTATGTCATTGATGATGAATATATCAGCTCTTCAGGTGCCAAGTTTCCAGTCAAGTGGTCATCTCCTgaagtctttcatttcaaaaagtaCAGCAGCAAATCTGATGTATGGTCATTTG GTGTGCTGATGTGGGAAGTCTTCACAGAGGGCAAAATGCCTTTTGAAAGTAAATCAAATTGTGAAGTTGTCCGTGAGATTTCTAAGGGAAACCGACTTTATCGACCACATTTGGCATCGCATACTGTGTACAAAGTCATGTACAGCTGCTGGCATGAG aaaccTGAAGGACGTCCTTCTTTTGAAGAATTAGTAGACACACTCACAGATATAACAGAAATGGGATAA
- the NIPAL1 gene encoding magnesium transporter NIPA3, with translation MGPDHQRAESCPSPLACMDRTSNDTNLSLSTPAGLKYRLYLGLALAVGSSIFIGSSFILKKKGLLKLAAKGVPRAGQGGHSYLKEWLWWAGLLSMGLGEAANFAAYAFAPATLVTPLGALSVLISAILSSHFLNERLNIHGKLGCVLSILGSTVMVIHAPEEEEVTSLDEMEIKLQDPVFVAFAVLLTAVALTLIFIVAPRRGQTNILIYVLICSFIGAFSVSSVKGLGIAIKEMLERKPVYRRPLVYILVGILVLSVSTQINYLNKALDVFNTSLVTPIYYVCFTMTVVMCSIILFKEWSSMDLDNIIGTLSGFCTIIIGIFLLHAFKSTDITWSQLMSTIAKEPSMPHHEYETSHTLLESLEDPAVVFEEDNILFSQ, from the exons ATGGGGCCAGACCACCAAAGGGCTGAATCCTGCCCTTCTCCCCTCGCCTGTATGGACAGGACTTCCAACGACACGAACCTGAGCCTTTCCACGCCTGCCGGACTCAAGTACCGGCTCTACCTCGGCCTGGCTTTGGCAGTAGGTTCCAGCATCTTCATTGGCTCCAGTTTCATCCTGAAGAAGAAGGGCCTCTTGAAACTGGCTGCCAAAGGAGTCCCCAGAGCTG GACAGGGTGGACATTCTTATTTGAAGGAATGGCTTTGGTGGGCTGGGCTACTATCGA TGGGATTAGGAGAAGCTGCAAACTTTGCTGCCTATGCCTTTGCTCCTGCAACCTTAGTTACCCCTTTGGGTGCACTGAGTGTTCTCATAAG TGCTATATTGTCATCCCACTTTTTAAATGAGAGGCTGAATATTCACGGCAAGCTGGGCTGTGTACTGAGCATTTTGGGGTCCACGGTCATGGTTATTCACGcccctgaggaggaggaggtcacCTCACTGGATGAGATGGAAATAAAGCTGCAAGATCCAG TGTTTGTTGCATTTGCTGTTCTCCTGACAGCTGTTGCCCTCacactgatttttattgtgGCTCCAAGGAGAGGTCAGACAAATATACTGATCTATGTTTTAATTTGCTCATTCATTGGTGCCTTCTCTGTCTCATCTGTCAAAGGCCTGGGCATTGCCATTAAGGAAATGCTGGAACGGAAGCCGGTTTATCGACGTCCCTTGGTTTATATTTTGGTGGGAATCCTTGTGCTCTCAGTCAGCACTCAGATCAACTATCTCAACAAAGCATTGGACGTGTTTAATACGTCTCTAGTGACACCTATTTATTACGTGTGTTTCACCATGACGGTGGTGATGTGCTCCATCATCCTGTTCAAGGAGTGGAGCAGTATGGACCTGGATAATATCATCGGGACCCTTAGTGGATTCTGCACTATAATCATAGGCATTTTTCTACTACATGCTTTCAAAAGTACTGATATCACCTGGAGTCAGTTGATGTCCACCATTGCAAAAGAACCATCAATGCCACACCATGAATATGAAACCTCTCATACTTTACTGGAGAGCTTGGAAGACCCAGCTGTGGTTTTTGAGGAGgacaacattttatttagtcAATGA